One segment of Cryomorphaceae bacterium DNA contains the following:
- a CDS encoding FAD-dependent oxidoreductase, translating to MQNHADVLIVGAGSAGMAAAVGAARSGVQVELLDRNAYPGGKATAAMVGTVCGLYYSSPEEEPKWAVGGFAREFADNLAKKSNSRPVQFHKRLHFLPYDIQSFKELSEELLKEHEVKVRYKTEVHAVATSNGFVENLRTDSGDTLGTSRTQFIDCSGESVLSFLAGRDWVRAEENQAAARVFKLEGLSAMPADALPFALGMALRKGVSGGSLSEDLALLSVVQGSYRNGASYFKLPLSEEVTHDTAQRAAMLKSSEEQIKTVVAYLRTAYVAFAGARISEIAPEVGFRTGFSPLGQDTLSAEDVLKSRKHSEGVATGAWPIEFWRPGKQAEMQWLDDGESYHIPAGALTSARAKNLYFAGRNLSADALAQASARVMGTCLQTGYAAGVLAAYASLGKSRNEAIARIRKDLEINH from the coding sequence ATGCAAAACCACGCAGACGTATTGATAGTCGGGGCCGGTTCGGCCGGAATGGCAGCTGCCGTGGGTGCGGCCCGTAGCGGTGTGCAGGTAGAACTGCTCGATCGCAACGCCTATCCAGGCGGAAAAGCTACTGCCGCCATGGTGGGGACGGTCTGTGGCTTGTACTATTCCAGTCCTGAAGAAGAACCAAAATGGGCTGTGGGCGGATTTGCCCGCGAATTTGCCGATAACCTTGCAAAAAAGAGCAACAGCCGGCCGGTACAATTCCACAAACGCTTGCATTTTTTGCCCTACGATATTCAATCTTTTAAGGAGTTAAGTGAGGAATTACTGAAGGAGCACGAGGTCAAGGTGCGATATAAAACCGAAGTACATGCTGTAGCTACAAGCAATGGGTTTGTTGAAAATTTACGGACCGATTCAGGCGACACTCTGGGTACATCGCGAACGCAGTTTATTGATTGCAGCGGTGAATCGGTGCTGTCGTTTCTCGCAGGAAGAGACTGGGTAAGGGCAGAAGAAAACCAGGCCGCAGCCCGGGTTTTTAAGCTCGAAGGACTTTCGGCCATGCCAGCCGATGCCTTGCCTTTTGCCCTGGGAATGGCTCTACGTAAAGGGGTTAGCGGGGGAAGCCTGTCAGAGGACTTAGCATTACTTTCTGTGGTACAAGGTTCTTACCGCAATGGGGCGTCGTACTTTAAGTTGCCCTTGTCTGAAGAAGTGACCCACGATACCGCCCAGCGCGCGGCTATGCTGAAATCTTCTGAGGAACAGATAAAAACAGTGGTAGCATATCTCCGAACGGCATATGTGGCCTTTGCCGGCGCCAGGATTTCAGAAATAGCTCCCGAAGTAGGGTTTCGCACAGGCTTTTCTCCACTGGGGCAAGATACATTGAGTGCCGAAGATGTATTAAAATCGCGGAAACATTCCGAGGGGGTAGCTACAGGAGCCTGGCCCATTGAGTTTTGGAGGCCGGGAAAGCAAGCTGAAATGCAGTGGCTGGATGATGGTGAAAGCTATCACATTCCGGCGGGAGCCTTAACATCTGCCCGCGCTAAAAACCTTTACTTTGCAGGGAGGAACCTTTCGGCTGATGCCTTGGCGCAGGCCAGCGCCCGCGTAATGGGAACATGTTTGCAAACCGGCTATGCGGCGGGCGTTTTAGCGGCTTACGCATCGCTTGGGAAATCGCGCAACGAAGCCATAGCACGCATACGAAAGGATCTTGAAATCAATCATTGA